The nucleotide sequence AGGTCCTTCTGTTTTGTCTCTGAATACATAAGTAGCTATTCCACAGTGCTGGTGGCAGTTTAAAGTAACTTTAGCTGAATCTTCACCGTCAAGTAAAGAAATGAATTCTGCAATTGGTTCAACAGAGGACGGTGGGTAAAATGCGCTGGTTGGAACCTGATTATCAGTTTCTTCCGCAATTATATTAACAAAGTCCGGAATGGTAATTCTTTGCTCTTCCACATGGTCTGCAGGAGTTCTTCCGGCGAATGAAACAGGTTGGAAATTAACACCGTAAATGTTTTCATTGTGATCAAATGCGAATTTGATGATTTCTCCAACTTGGTGGTCGTTGACTCCTTTAACTAATGTAGGAACAAGCACGACACCTAATCCCACTTTTCTACAGTTTTCAATAGCTTGGAGTTTGTCAGGAAGTAAATCCCTACCCCTATTGTTAATGTATGGTTCTGGAGTTACACCGTCAAAAGCCAGATAAACAGTATTTAATCCTGCTTCTTTCAATTCTTTAGCCAAGTTTTCTCTTTTAGCTAATCTTATACCATTGGTAGCTATTTGAACGTGAGTGAAACCTTCTTCTTTTGCCATTTTAACAAGTTCAACAATGTCTTTTCTTACTGTTGGCTCACCGCCGGCATATTGAATTGCTGGGCATGGATGAGGTTTTAAGTTCCTTAAATTCCTAAGCATCTGTCTGATTTCATCCTGAGAAGGCTCGTATTTATAGCCTGCAGCAGCTGCATTAGCAAAACAAACCGGACATCTTAAATTACATCTATTGGTTACATCTATTAAACCTAAAACAGTAGAAGTTTCGTGTTTTGAACATAAACCGCAATTGCTAGGGCAAGCTCCTTCATCAGGAACACATGGATTTTCAACAGATGTGATTGATGGAGTATAATCATCTACACGATTGTATAATTCATCATCACTCCAGTAAGTGTTTACAAATTCCCCATGTTCATCACAGGTTTTCTTGATGAGAACTTTGCCGTCTTCATCATATACTTCTGCTTTTAGAGGTTTGCCACATTCTGGGCATAAACTTTTTGTATCTTTAATTTTCAAACAAATCACCTTTACCAATAACAAATCATTATTAGTATTACTTTCATAATTATATATATTTAATTTAATATAATATTTAAAGTTAATTAATATATACTAGTAAAAATATAGTTATATATAATATCTTGGAGTTAACTAAATGACAATGGACATAAATATTTTTTTACTGGGATGTTTGACAACATTATATTTTATTCTTCCTGCATACTTCTCCAACGGAGGCGCTCTGGCATTTGGAGGGGGAACCCCTTTAGATTTTGGAAAATGTGATAAAAACGGTGCTCGTTGGATTGGTGACGGAGTTACCTGGAGAGGTTTGATTGCTGGGACAATAATCGGAATCATTACAGGAGCTGTTCAAGGATATTTAGCTCCAATAATCCTACAGGAAATCGGACCCTACCTCATCACACCGATAATTACTGACGTGAACAGTGGAATATTAATCGGATTCCTGCTCGGTTTCGGTGCTCTTTTAGGTGATGCATTAGGCAGTTTTTTAAAAAGAAGACTTGGAATTGGCAGAGGAAAACCTGCACCAATTCTTGATCAGCTAGATTTCTTAATTGTGGCATTAATTTTAGTTTCATTCGTTGTTGAACTTAACGTTTTCTTTGTTGTAATAGCTATTGTTTTAACATTAGTTATACATTTAATAGCCAATGGTGGAGCTTATCTGCTTGGACTAAAAGATGTATGGTATTAATTCAGATATTTTTCCATCATCACAGCAGTCCCGACAGCAGGAGCTACAACACATTCTTCATCAGTTAGAATGTCCCCCATTGATTTTACTTTTAAGCCCAGAAGTTCTGCGGCAGGCCTATCCAAAATATCTTTTCCAAGACCTGTTGTAACAATTAAATCAAGATTCTGGGTGTTGACAACTTGTTTTAAACCATCAGCAATTTGTTCTATTTGCTTTTGATGAATGAACTCGGACATTTCAACAATTTCATCCATGCTCAACATTTCCAAATCGGCACATACTACTCTTGCAATTCTTTTGGCACAATCAACTTTGGATTTACCTTCACCGTCAAATGTATCGCATACGTAATCCTCTTCAGTGATTAAATCCAAAACTGTGTAAATATCAGCTGTTTGAGCAAACAATTCACTGGCTACCCTATAAGTTTTTCCATTTAATTCAACCTTATCCAGGAAACTTGCAAGATTGGTTCTTAATGTTCCTGTATATACCAATTCACCAGTAGCTGACCTGTCAAAGTCGGATTTACCTATAGCACATTCCCTGCCGTCTTTGATAGGTATGATGTCAGTTGTTGTGCTTCCAGTATCGATGAAAATACAGTTATCTGATATTAAAGTTGCAATCTGAGCGGTTGCAATCCAGTTTGCAGCGGCCGCTTTAAGAGGGGACTCCTGGATTTCATCATTAGACATCATTCCGTCAATGCCCACATAGGCGGTCGGACATGAAAATATCTCTTCACATTTTGCGACAACGTCCAGAACTCCATCCTTTTTAGTGCCATATGCATCTACAAGCTCAGCAGTCATGGAAATGCCCACAGCATCAATTTCTTCAACAGGACATATGTTTTCTATAAGCTCAACCAGAACACGTGACAAATCATCATTGTTACTCCACATTGGAAGATATGCAAAATCAACTTCTATATTTTTAATTTCACCGTTTTCAAAATCAATTACCGCCAAATCGGTGTTTGCACCACCAATGTCAAAACCTGCAATTTTCATTATTAAATTCTCCTAATTTCCAAGTCATTTCCAGACTTTATAAATTCCACTTCCCCATCCAGGGAAACATCCAAATCATCAATGTCAATTTTTTCATCGATTAAATCAACTATAGTTTTACATATATTAAAATTTGAAACCTTACGCAATCCTACAAAAGGAGTTGTGAATCTGGAATTGATTTCCAAAAGATAAACTGAATAGACATCTTTTTCATCGGCATTGATTATTAAATCAACACCCACAAAGCCTTTAATACCGTCAATAGCTTCAACTGCCTTTTTGGATATGTCAAATAGTTCCTCTTTGAATTTGCTTTCATATGGTAATTTTCCACCAAGATATACTGCGTCATCATCATTCAGTTCAATATATTGCTTGTTTAAGCTTATTGGAATGGCTTTACTGCCGTCTGAAATCAGACTAACGCTGACGTCTTCCCCTTCAATATATTCCTGCACAAGTACCCTGGAACCAGGAACAAATATCTTATCCAAATCCAAAGTCAAATCTTCAATATTTTCAATCAGAACTATATTTTCACAGTCAACTCCAACCAACGGTTTGATAATCAGTTTCAAAGGAGTCAGCGGGTCTTCAGCCTGCCATTTTTCATGGAGATTTTCAATGGCCCGTTTCCAGTATCCTTTAGGATCTATTTTGAATTTGAATGACCTTGGCTGTGGAACTATATTGAAAAGCTCTTCATAAGTCACGAATTTATCGGATGTTTTTAAACAGGCATCTGCTGAGGATGTGTAAGTTTTAACGCCGTTGTCCTCTAAAATTTTTGTAATGTTGTAGAGATTGTTATTGTCTTCAGCAGATATGAAAATGGCTTTTTTGAACTGTGAAGCGTTTTTGCCAAGCCAGTCTATAATGTTTTCATCGATTAAAATCGGACTGACGTTGTCGAACTTGCTTACATCATTTTCATAAGATTTGTTAATAACCAGATTGACCGGGAAGTCTTTCAAATCATTTAAAAGTGCGAAAATCAATTCTTCCGCTTCAGATATTATGCTTTTATCGCTTACGCCTGAAGCGGTGAAATATTCGAATACCAAAATTGAATCATAGTCGTTTGTCATAAGTAATCATCATTCCATTTATGTTTAAGTCATCATGCGGAAATACCATATTCTGCCCGTCAAAGACCATGTGAATCAATGCGTTTTCCTTTTGCTCAAATTCACTGACAGTAATATCTTCATCAATAGCTGCCATTTTTCGTGTGAAAATGTTCATGATATCTTCTGGAGCCTGAATATTTAGTTTGCCTTCATCATAATATTTTTCTATTGCATCAACAGTCTTTTGAGCTGCATTGCCCTGACCGTACGGGTTTTGTGCATCTTTCATCCTTTGGGCGAATCCTTCATCAGTTAATATTTTACTGGCATTTTCTAAAATTGCTTTTTTATCGGAACCTACCAAAATGTTTCCGCCTGCAGTTACGGTTTCAGGCCTTTCGGTATTGTATCTCAATGTCAATGCAGGTACATTAAGTGTAATAGCCTCTTCCTGAAGGCCTCCTGAATCTGTTA is from Methanobrevibacter sp. and encodes:
- a CDS encoding ATP-grasp domain-containing protein; translated protein: MTNDYDSILVFEYFTASGVSDKSIISEAEELIFALLNDLKDFPVNLVINKSYENDVSKFDNVSPILIDENIIDWLGKNASQFKKAIFISAEDNNNLYNITKILEDNGVKTYTSSADACLKTSDKFVTYEELFNIVPQPRSFKFKIDPKGYWKRAIENLHEKWQAEDPLTPLKLIIKPLVGVDCENIVLIENIEDLTLDLDKIFVPGSRVLVQEYIEGEDVSVSLISDGSKAIPISLNKQYIELNDDDAVYLGGKLPYESKFKEELFDISKKAVEAIDGIKGFVGVDLIINADEKDVYSVYLLEINSRFTTPFVGLRKVSNFNICKTIVDLIDEKIDIDDLDVSLDGEVEFIKSGNDLEIRRI
- a CDS encoding CDP-2,3-bis-(O-geranylgeranyl)-sn-glycerol synthase; the encoded protein is MTMDINIFLLGCLTTLYFILPAYFSNGGALAFGGGTPLDFGKCDKNGARWIGDGVTWRGLIAGTIIGIITGAVQGYLAPIILQEIGPYLITPIITDVNSGILIGFLLGFGALLGDALGSFLKRRLGIGRGKPAPILDQLDFLIVALILVSFVVELNVFFVVIAIVLTLVIHLIANGGAYLLGLKDVWY
- a CDS encoding hydantoinase/oxoprolinase family protein — its product is MKIAGFDIGGANTDLAVIDFENGEIKNIEVDFAYLPMWSNNDDLSRVLVELIENICPVEEIDAVGISMTAELVDAYGTKKDGVLDVVAKCEEIFSCPTAYVGIDGMMSNDEIQESPLKAAAANWIATAQIATLISDNCIFIDTGSTTTDIIPIKDGRECAIGKSDFDRSATGELVYTGTLRTNLASFLDKVELNGKTYRVASELFAQTADIYTVLDLITEEDYVCDTFDGEGKSKVDCAKRIARVVCADLEMLSMDEIVEMSEFIHQKQIEQIADGLKQVVNTQNLDLIVTTGLGKDILDRPAAELLGLKVKSMGDILTDEECVVAPAVGTAVMMEKYLN
- the tes gene encoding tetraether lipid synthase Tes, producing MKIKDTKSLCPECGKPLKAEVYDEDGKVLIKKTCDEHGEFVNTYWSDDELYNRVDDYTPSITSVENPCVPDEGACPSNCGLCSKHETSTVLGLIDVTNRCNLRCPVCFANAAAAGYKYEPSQDEIRQMLRNLRNLKPHPCPAIQYAGGEPTVRKDIVELVKMAKEEGFTHVQIATNGIRLAKRENLAKELKEAGLNTVYLAFDGVTPEPYINNRGRDLLPDKLQAIENCRKVGLGVVLVPTLVKGVNDHQVGEIIKFAFDHNENIYGVNFQPVSFAGRTPADHVEEQRITIPDFVNIIAEETDNQVPTSAFYPPSSVEPIAEFISLLDGEDSAKVTLNCHQHCGIATYVFRDKTEGPGKDKLIPITDFIDVDDLFDKLKEYNEKLKEGKFGSHKRVLAGLTKNLTKMVHTSRTPKNLDIVKILLNVFAKRDYSALGDFSKDAMLISCMHFMDPFNFDEDRVKKCVIHYATPDGRIIPFCTMNSMYRESIEQKFAQPLK